TGTTATTGCGGCCCTAACTCTTATCTTGAACCAAGTAACGCTCCATCAGTTACAACTTGATTCCCTTTACTCATTTGCATTATGCACTATGGTTTTTATCATGTTTTATGTGGCTTTTACGGTTTCAATATTGGAAAATATGGATATTGACACCATCTACCGCATGTCTGCGGACGGCGATAACGTGAAATGCGGCGGATTCGCTAGTTTGGATGACCTTTGTGATGGTCACTACTTTATTGGAACACTATACGAATTTACGCCTAGATTTCTTATGAAATGGTGCTTCACAGGACTATGTCTTCTTTGGTCCAAGAAAATATAGAAAGAAGCTGCAGGAACTATATGGCTAAGGAATTATGCAGAGAAAGTCTCTGGAACAGAgcctttgatgctgctatATCTGATACAACTGGGCCGTGTCTTAACCGACACGtttccttttgcttttgagATTATCATTGTCGTACATATGTGGTCGAATTTCTTCATGTTATTCGGAATTTGGGACGATGTTGGTAGTTTCGACGAGATGAACGACTGGCCAATTGGACAGGTGATTTCGGCGTTAGTTTGGGCGCCGGTAGTTTCGAAATACGTTTACCTGCTCATCTGTGAGTTATTCTCTATGCGTTAACTATGTAATACGCAAAGCGACCTCTTGATGCTGACCAATTATTTGTTGGCTTCTAGTTGGGGTTGAAAGGGCATTCTCAATCCGAATTTCTCAAGCTTTTGCTGTCGTCAGAAGGCCGAGGCAGCCAAGCGATCAGGAACATCAAACGGATGAATCTTGACTGTCTGACGTCAGGGGTCACTCATGCATAAACAGATGGTGCTAGTTGTAGATGACCGATAGAGTCACGATAGGGAACAGGGAATATTGAAACAGTATGGAGACGATATTTCGGATGTTCTTCAAGAATTTAATTCAATCATAATACTGTATCTTTTGAGAAATCTAAATTTGCACTGTTGAAATTGCAAAAAGGCCGAAAGCCAGAGGGCTGTTGAGGCTCATACATCATTAATTTCATCATGCACCTCTGGACCTACAGTTATACGCCTAATCTCTCGCTGGCTAGTTTAGCGCCTTTAACACGACTCGAGATCTTTTGGAAGGCAATGTCCCTGGCAAAATCTGGACTACCATGACTAGGCTTGTCGTCGATAGAGAAAGGGGAGAAGCCTGTTAACATCAATCCGCATTAGTCGAGTCTAAGTGACAATCCATTCATGGATAGAGATGAATCTCACCGCAATCATCTGTTGCTCCTAGTTGATCAACAGGAATGTATTTGCTTGCAAGCACCAACTGCTCGGCAATTTTCTCTGGGTCTTCTATCGCAGGATTGAGAGTGTTGATGACTCCAATGAAGGCAACCTAAGAAATCTAACGTCAGGTCATTGTACCTGTCTCTTGAAGACATAAGTAATTCACCTGCTTGATACCGTTGGCATCCCTGCGAATATGTTGCCCAATCGACTTATACACAGCCTCTTTATTCTTCTCAGATGAGAGCTCGATCAAAAAGTAACCCGCATGGATCTGGAAAAGTGACGGTAGTAGCTTGCTGTAATCGACATCCATTGAGTGCACAGAGTCGCAATCGCCACCGGGGCAGGTGTGTAGCCCAATGTTGACTCGTTCCTCGGGAGTGAAGCGATCAAGGACTCTGTATTTATGTCAGAAAGCCTCTtgcattttctctctcatgtATACATACTGGTTGATCAATTTGACGAATGTTTCGAGAAGCTCGGCGTTTGTCCAAGGATTCCTAGGGTCGTGCTTCAAAGCGAGGCGACCTAATAGATAGTATAATGTCAGTCGTTTGGCCACTATTGAGCAATAAGAGCGTTTGTACCTTCTGTGAAGTCAATTGAGACTCTCTTTGCACCTGTTTCAAAGCATCCTCGAATATCTTTTTCGCACTACATATGATGTTTTAGTATTTTGCATCATGAGAAGTGGAAAGGCTCTGTTTTGCTGGCTTACCTCATTAACCAAGTCTTTGATAAACTCCTCACGGGTGTAGCCTTCGAGTTCGCTCTGGAGGGGATATAGAAGATACATCATACTAGGCGCAATGACGGCCTGTTTCATTGGATGAGATGCATAGGGTTTGGATTGTTTGAGGTTCTGCCACGCATAAGTCGCGTATCTGGTTCGGACTAGTTAGCAGAGCTTCATTTGCATTGAGTAAACAAGGCAAACGCACTTGAAAGGTCCTTTGACGAGACGCGGTagctggcggtggtggccatcatcaaaaaTAGCCTGCAGAACCAGACATCAGCCATGTTCTGCTATTCAGCTCTCAAGAAACCCTACAAAGAATTGACCATCGGCGGCAAAGTTGCTAGGCAGACCTGCGCCCTTGAGAGTCCTGTAATCATATCTTGTAAGAAACACTATTTTGTGAGCAAGTTCGCCTGTCGCCAATACTCACTCCACAATTGGGTATGTCGCGAAACTAAAATCTCACATCAGTAAGTCTCAGAATCGATGAGATAGACGCTTTTCGACTTACGAGCTGGCACGCTGCTCTCCGTCAGTTACGTAGGTTtctccagcagcctccaTTCTCTCCACAGAGTCTTTGGCGGCCTTGTCTTGGGCTGCGACAAGGGCATCGTGGGTAATTTTTCCAGCGTCATACTCGGCGAAAGCTTGTTGTAGGTCTATTTCCTTGGTTAGTCAAAACCCTGCTTGGGGGCAAAGCACTCGGGATATCTTACAGGCTGGGCGAGGCAATGAACCCACGACTTCGGTTGGAATAGGCATTTTGCTGTACAATTTTTGGTCTTTTCAACAAGAAACCACAATGACAGTTTTGTATTTAAAAAGAGTAAATATCGGTTGTAAACGCGAAAAAGGCGTGGAATTTAGCAGATCTCCGACACTTTATAACCGCCGAATATTTTGACAGGTTGAGCCAACCCCGCATCAGCAACGTCAGACCTTGCCAGGGTGGGAATTTGTCTCGGGGATGAGTTGCAGATAGGATCCATTTTGTGGCACAAGAGAGACGAATGAGCTTGTCATTAGTGAGTGACACTAATCCGTTCTGTTGTGGAAAAGTCCGGAAAAGTAAATATGCTTTAGGCCCGCCAAGAGGTGAGTTCGTGAGCACAGCAGACAAATTAAGTTTGCCTAGTCAACGGGAGATCTTCAGCTGCAGAGATGCCTTGCCTAAATATGTTGAGGATTccagatgaaaagaaaggatgATAGAACATGTGGTTTTGCAGCCGGGAACTTCTGTGGACAAGAGCTTTACGCACGGAATATCCACCGATGCAGCGTGGGGTTGGTGACATGTCAGCTTGGCAATTGATTGACCAATAGTCATTGCTTCTGCAACCCTTGATTATCCCTACCAAAACTACCAAAGGCTTGAACCGAATTGGCGCATAGTTACGGAGTTCAACGGGGTTTTCGATTCagtctactccgtattgtGCAAAGATATGAGTAGATGTGAGTAACAGTCACCGCTAATATTAACCCCCGTGTATCAATGGCTATGTGAGTATCCGCAGTGTTGCAAATCCGCATTATTTCCGGGGATTAGGAACTCAACTCGCTCATATTAGCGGAGTTGACATCTTTCTTCACTTGTTGTCCATGCTCAATACAAATAGGAAACAATTAATCGTGCCTGGCCGAGGTTCCTCAGTGCATACACAATTTTGTCCTATGCGTTATTCTGTCATATGTCCCACTTGGTCTTGCATACTGTTCTGCGTAAACCTCGTATAGGCTGGATATAATATCGCTCAGCTTTTTCTGTCTTGGTACCCATGTGACTTGTCATATCTAAAAAAAATTAGCTCTTACTCACTGTATCTACTATTGGCTATAGCGCTGGTCTTGGAAAGTTTTCCCCTCGCAGAGGAGCTTTCAGCCTAAGAGCTAACCAATGCTTGAAGTTGGTTTCGCAATTGAACGTAGATATAGAGTACGTCCATTCGATGATAGTCCGTTTCACGGATTAAAGCGAAAattcgctgctgctgtagcTAAAACGAACCAGCCAACGCTACTATTTAAGCAGGCTCAGCTATTGAATGTAGTCTCTATGGGCTCAGTGTCTTCAACACCCTTTTCTAGTTCAATGGCCACAGATCTAGTCGCTGGCAGTTTTGTACTTTTGGCATACGGAATGTGGCCTGGACTCCTTCTCCATACTTTATCAATAACTGGCCATTTAGACAGTTCGAAAGAGTGTAACcaagtaaattatttatcCAATCGCCTTTGAAGACTTACACCAACAGTTGTGATCCCACCATGGTGGCTAAAGGTTGAGCAGCTGAGTTGAGGCGACCATCAAAAGTTGGTGTAAGAGTTGACACATCGTCTATATTCGCATAGATGACTTCAACTCTACTAGAGGCTATATCTTAAGTGTTGGTACTCGACGCATTGTGGATGAGTGCATGAACACGACAGCTGCCCTCGGATAAAACGTTTTTACCACAGAACCGCCCTGATTGCCAGTAGCGccaacaacgacgacgagcttTTCGGAGGATATGCTATGCTTAGGTAGATAAAGCATGATTTATTGTTGCATATTCCGACATTCACAAAAATTGACAACTTTCTATTCCTTCTATATTTCATAATGTAGATCTCGCTGCAgtgtttgtttgctcttgAAACTTCTCGGGATCACAGCTAAAAGCATTAATCACTACAACATGATGAAAATTAATGATTTCGTCCATGACTGGTAATTTCgagttatttttatttcatcTGATTATATAGTGCTATCGTGATACCTTTTCTCTCATATATTGATTAATTGATGCCGGAGTTCACGTATGATCTTCTATCCAACTGAAACTCTAAACTTATAGGATTTCGAGAAAACTTGGTGTTTTAATTCGTTAGGGCTATAATTTATGTGGGACTAGAGGTAATTCTATGCCTAACCTAGCGTTCTGGCTATAAGACCAAGAGTCGGGACAGCGTCTTCCGAccaattttcttttctgctctTATTAGCTGCCTAGTTGATCTATAAAATGTTGATCGCGGTATGTCGATTGACCGAGAAATAACACCAAGGATCCATTGGAAACTTAGAGTAAGAGATTTAATAAGGGACTTTTGTTCTAGATGGCAGTAATGACTTCGTTATAAGACACGAGAGTCCAATCTCAATGTCTCATCGAGCAACTCATCTTAAATGAGAAAATCTGCATATTCCTAAATGGGTATATGTGGGGTTTAGTGGGGAGGATTATCTGCAATGTGAGGATTCATCCCACTGACGTCTTTATGGCGGGAATAAAGAATGTTTATTGGACCGAAGTCTGAGCGAACTCGGTTGTTATCTTGAACTCCCGCTCCAACTGACGCAGGCTGTGAGATCTTGCAGCTGACCAAGCCGAACATGGCAAAGTAAGAGCCctttgatgatttgatcCACTCCTTATGTCGCTAAGGGCGTATCAGTCTAAGAATAATAAATTGCAGCCAACAAATCTATCTTTACTAGTCAAGCTTGTGCTGCCATTGTATACAACTCAATGTTTCTCCGTCTTTTTGGTTCAATTCGCAAAATGCATCACAAAATTGTCGCTCTAGACGCTTGGCACGTCCCTATCCCCCCGAATCTACTCAACCTGCCACCCCCACACACTTACGAGTTGAAAGTCTGCGAGACACAACTTACTTCAAACGATGATATTCAAGAGGCTGTGAAAGATGCAACTATAGTTGCCCTTACACTCACACGTCTTGATGCTTCAACTCTCTCGGCAGCCAAAACTCCAAATCTTCGTCTGATCGCGGCGTTGGCGTCCGGGACGGATAGCATCGATAAACAAGAGTGTAAAAAGAGGGGAATCAGGGTTCTTAATGCGCCAGATGCGAATGGTGATAGCGTTGCAAATCATGTCCTGGCGATGTACTTTGCTTGCCGCCGACGTCTTATGCTGATGCAAAAGGTCATCTTGGGAACAGATGAATGGGTGAGACGGGGTACAATCACCAACCGATTGAACTCCAGGGACAACAAATTACCACTATCATGTAAAGAAGAAACCGTCGGCATTATCGGCTATGGAGCAATAGGTAGGAACTTGGCATATTGAGTAAAAAAATGAGCGATGGCTAACATCTTGTCAAAATATAGGTCAGCGTGTTGCTCAGCTTTGCCGTGGTCTCGGGATGACTGTTCTAATTGCCTCTCGGAAGGGCGCAGTGTCGGGCTCTGTTACAGCTGCTTCTACACGAGATACGATGAGCACAGAAGTTCATGATACTCGGACACCGTTTGCGGAGGTTCTATGTCGATCAACAGTGCTTGTCCTATGTCTGCCCCGCAACCCAGAGACGCTTAATCTCATATCTCATGATGAGTTCCAAATGATGTCTCAGAAGACCATCATGATAAATGTTTCACGTGGAGGTATTGTTGATGAGCCAGCGCTCATTCAGGCTTTGAGAGGAGGCGTGATCGATGGGTGCGCAACGGATGTCTTCTTAAAAGAGCCCTCTGGTGCTGGCGATCATTGGAAGGAAGGCGATAGCCCTATTCTCAAGCTCAGTCAAGATGAAGCGGAAGAATTGAACCTGTTGGTTACGCCGCACGTGGCATGGTATGCAAGGGCAACAATAGATGGCTACTTAGGAGCCTACAAGGAAAATGTTGAAGATTGGTGTGCTGGAAAGCCAAAGAATATTGTTGTATGACAAAATGAACGGAAGCATGATAGGTCGGTTAGTTATATATTATCACGAACAACGCTCAAATTGCGAATCAACTATCACGGATGAGTATAGAGGCTGTGGTAGTGAAGGGTGTCATCAAAAGCCCATGACACTTTGCTCAATCCAAACGGCAATCACAAATTGTAACTTTGGAACTctattcttcatcgtcaccatGAATAGGGTCACCTCAAGCGGTGAACTTAATTGTGAAATAGATGACACTCAGCTTCTAAAAAAGACGTGACTCGACCAACAAAGTgtcgacttcatcatcttACACCACGCTGATGGCGCCGTCCACAACAGACGCTTCTACCTCTTAGGAAATGGCCAATTTCCTAGTTTGAAACCCCCACCAGCCCAACTGCCGCAGCAATGCCTCTTTAGAGCGTAGTTCCGCACAGAGTTTGTAGTTGATATCAGCTGCGTGTCGTTGGTGTCAAAGTTCCATTTTTACAATCCGGGCCACGCAAAGTAAGTGGAAAAGCCGCCGATTCCGGACCAACTCGCTGATTTTAATAAAAGGAGAATCGGTATCCTGCTACAAAGATGGAAACTGCATATATACTGACTTGGACAAAGATGAGCTAGACAAGCCATGAGTTGCCCAATCAACTCATGATCATAACTTGCGGAAACATGCAGAGCCCCGAATGCAGTGACACGAGGCGACAAGCCCTGTCACAAAGCAGACCATGGCAACCCAGAATGTGGATTGTGAATACGAATCCGAAGAATGCGTCCAAATCTCCCAATGCCAAACTTATTCGCTGACATGCGGCGAAAGAGGGTCATTATCGCCAGCGGGAACGACGTCGGGGCCACCTAAAGGTCCGGCAATATCAACCTACTGTATCGTCTAAGAAACACAAGCACCATGCTTCAAAAGGGGAGAATGGAACACAGACCCAGATCGGACCTCAAACCATTAGCAATCTTGAACCGCAAAGTTCTCTTTCATGCCATCGGGGGGACCCTTTCCAACCTTATGCTGAGGCAACTTCACATGTGGAAAATGAGCTGATCGATCACTGCAAGTCATTTACAACTAGCCCTATTAACGACTGTGATGAAACTCATACTAATGTCTTTTAGACGTCAGATGCGTCGTCGATAATGCCTATGTAAACTGTGGTACTTGTAGCAGCAGCGAAGAACCATTCATCCAGCAGGTTGATAGTTCGTTGGATCCCATGGTCACTTATGAAAGATGGCTTCCAGCTCTGTCTTCTTATGACAGCATGCCGCAGCCTCATATCGCTTTAAGCGCAGAGCAACGTTCATGTGACATTACTTCTCAAATATAAAAATGAGTGTATCTAAATGATTCGTGCTCCGTTATCTAGCACAGAAATCAGTGATCAGACTATCGCATTAGCTCTAGTCTTGACCGCTGAGGAGGTTCGTTTATCTAACTTCCGTGATTATTCTACTGATATGCGATCTATAAACTGATTATTAACAGTTAATGGCTGGGAATCTTACAGTATATTGTTTACACAGTACCGAAATTATTGAGATGGTCAACATCCGAGGTGGCATTAACAATCTTGGAAATGCTTTTTTAAAGCATCTTTTATACGCTATATGAATGTGTTTGGTGACAAATGATACTGTACAATCCTATCTCTATGAATACACAATATTGTAAAACAATATGTCTATCCGACGCAATAAATCCGTCCAATTACCCAACATTGCAATAGTGCTACGTGTTTCAGGGCTCAATTACAGAAAGAAGTTCTCGAGcatatgctgctgctgttgctgctgcataaTAATGCCACTCATCATTCTTATGCAAGTCGCAGTAATCGCAAATTCCCCGGATCACAAGACATGGGGAGTCATTCATAAGGCCCGCGGCTTCCATCTCGAAGCACAGTACTTTCAGCTCCGGGTCATGAGCGTAAGAGTCTCTAGCTCTAGCGTCTTTCATGAGCGTGTTGGAGGATGCGATTGTGCCGTAAAAGACATCAATGGCTCTGGGCGATGTGCGAGGCGGACGCGCAACGAGCTCACTCGGGTCGCATCCTGTACAAGTCTTCCCGCCTTGGTGTTTGCTATCGGAGCGGAATAACCGATCCACATCAGGTCGGTGGAAGCGAGGGTCGTTGTCGAATCTCTTCAGATGTTGATCCACGCCTCCATATTGGTCAGGAAATTGATGTCTTCGCTTGATTTCTGGAAGGATGTTGAGTATTTGTGATGGAGGAGAATTTAGATGGCCAGTTCGTTGAAATGTGCCATCGATTTGTTTCCCCATATCGAACTGAACAACTCCCCCAATGTTCTTATAAGGAACACTAACGACAACATCGCCGAGACGGATGTCTTGTTCTGAAGTAGGGGCGCCCCCTGCTATGCCAACCATCAAGACAAGCCGTAACTTGTAAAAGGTGCGTGTCATGTCGACCATAACACGAGCGGCTGCTGTGACGCCGTAGCGACCTGAGGGAAGGGATCCAATAACAATACGGTGCCCGCCAATACGACCAAAGCAGTAGGTGTTGCTATCCCCTGGCTCTTGGTATTCTGGGCCTTCAATCTCTTCGTCAAGCATAGCGCATGCGGCCTCATATTCCTCTTGGAGAGCGCAAACCCACCCAATGGTGAAGCTCTTTCGGGATGCCATGATGATATAATAAACAATAATAAACAATTGCGGTGTAATTAATTAATGTGAGAGGGCGCTTGAGTTACAGAATTAATAAGTCGAATTTGTATTATTGTAGATTTGTCTTGTCCCAAAAATTTGAAGTTCTTCATTGctttatatatacacatcTGATTACCTTCAAGCAATCAATTCCATGTCGTCGGCAGCGCGCTTAACGCAAATAGTACGCAGAACCAATATAGATTCGGTGTGCAGTTTCCGCTTATGCAGGCGAGGCGCGTATAAAATGGGCAGGCCGACAGGCGCTTAATTCACAGCCTCATTCTTCAGCAATGTGGGATGATGACGCCCTCATTTACTAGGCTGAATACCACATGGTGTTGGCCCGTCAAGTATATCTTGTTTCAGGTCATCTCTGTTGACAGTGAAATTA
The sequence above is drawn from the Trichoderma breve strain T069 chromosome 5, whole genome shotgun sequence genome and encodes:
- a CDS encoding d-isomer specific 2-hydroxyacid dehydrogenase, NAD binding domain-containing protein, which codes for MHHKIVALDAWHVPIPPNLLNLPPPHTYELKVCETQLTSNDDIQEAVKDATIVALTLTRLDASTLSAAKTPNLRLIAALASGTDSIDKQECKKRGIRVLNAPDANGDSVANHVLAMYFACRRRLMLMQKVILGTDEWVRREETVGIIGYGAIGQRVAQLCRGLGMTVLIASRKGAVSGSVTAASTRDTMSTEVHDTRTPFAEVLCRSTVLVLCLPRNPETLNLISHDEFQMMSQKTIMINVSRGGIVDEPALIQALRGGVIDGCATDVFLKEPSGAGDHWKEGDSPILKLSQDEAEELNLLVTPHVAWYARATIDGYLGAYKENVEDWCAGKPKNIVV
- a CDS encoding phosphorylase superfamily domain-containing protein — protein: MASRKSFTIGWVCALQEEYEAACAMLDEEIEGPEYQEPGDSNTYCFGRIGGHRIVIGSLPSGRYGVTAAARVMVDMTRTFYKLRLVLMVGIAGGAPTSEQDIRLGDVVVSVPYKNIGGVVQFDMGKQIDGTFQRTGHLNSPPSQILNILPEIKRRHQFPDQYGGVDQHLKRFDNDPRFHRPDVDRLFRSDSKHQGGKTCTGCDPSELVARPPRTSPRAIDVFYGTIASSNTLMKDARARDSYAHDPELKVLCFEMEAAGLMNDSPCLVIRGICDYCDLHKNDEWHYYAAATAAAYARELLSVIEP